CGAGTTCGTTGAAGAAATTAGATAATTCTCACGCGTTAAAACATGAACACAAATAACTCTGAATTTTTCGTAGGCAGTATTCAAACTCGAATCCGGGACGAGATCCAAAATCTTTCCTTTCCGGTTCTCATTCAGTATCCGACTCTTCATTCTCCCCAACCCACTTTGTTCGGTCCTTATTCGATGAATGTTTCGGTTGACGCGGAAATCGCGGATGGAAAGTTTCCTTTGATCGTGATCTCTCACGGGAACGGAGGTTCTCATCTTGTCTATCGAACGATTAGCGCGTGTTTGGCGAAGAACGGTTATATCGTCGCGATGCCCGAACATTTCGGCAACAATCGAAACGACAACTCCCTGGAAAACACGATCGCAAATCTTGTCAATCGTCCCAAACATATCAGCTTGACCGTCGACTCGATTCTTTCCGATCCGAAATTTAACAAATGGATTCAGTCCGATAAGATCGCCGTGATCGGACATTCTATGGGAGGTTATACGGCTCTTGCTCTCGCCGGTGGAATTCCTTGGACCCAAGAAGCGGAAAAAGTCGAAGTGTCATCGGACGCGAGAATCAAAGCGATCGTACTCATGGCGCCCGGGGCCGGATGGTTTATGAATTCGTTGAGTCAGGTTACGATTCCGATTCTTCTTTATAGCGCCGAACACGATCCGATCACTCCGTCCTGGAACGCGGACACCGTCCGCAACGGCGTTTCCGATCCCGCACAAGTCACGTATCGATTTGTTTCCAATGC
This genomic stretch from Leptospira kmetyi serovar Malaysia str. Bejo-Iso9 harbors:
- a CDS encoding alpha/beta hydrolase family protein, which encodes MNTNNSEFFVGSIQTRIRDEIQNLSFPVLIQYPTLHSPQPTLFGPYSMNVSVDAEIADGKFPLIVISHGNGGSHLVYRTISACLAKNGYIVAMPEHFGNNRNDNSLENTIANLVNRPKHISLTVDSILSDPKFNKWIQSDKIAVIGHSMGGYTALALAGGIPWTQEAEKVEVSSDARIKAIVLMAPGAGWFMNSLSQVTIPILLYSAEHDPITPSWNADTVRNGVSDPAQVTYRFVSNAGHFSFLSPFPDSMKNPNFRPSTDPDGFDREKFHRELPKEILEFLNEKL